Part of the Apostichopus japonicus isolate 1M-3 chromosome 13, ASM3797524v1, whole genome shotgun sequence genome is shown below.
GCAGAAAGCTCAATCGCAATCTTTCACATTTCTGTTGACTTTTCCTGTTCATTCTCATTTCCGTTTAAACTGTCATTCGCGAACTGTCTTCCTTATTTCTGTTTGTACATTTGAAcagttttgtaaaattttgcaatataaaatgatgaattttCACGAACACATTCATAGACCCCCAATTCAgccgaaccgaattgtacagttgcttataatagcgttttcgacttgaatatattgcgcatttatatgcatctgtgttataacatgataacacgtgttatgctagaggcacattttattgctgcctgtgttaaaaaaaaataataatcatgtaAACAAGATGCATGTGATGATAACGACTGTCCATTGGAGTCTACACAGGCCTAGTTTCAATGGTTACCTTCGTACACAGTACAGCGTTTACCGATAGAAAcgagcttgaaaacaaaatcTTGTCGCTAGCTCATTTATAACTAGCCAGTCGTCCAACCATTACTAATCTATAATACcacgatttactgtattgtatatttaacatatctagctctcgcatgctcccaaaacataacacgtgttagtgtgttataacaccctggcatataaatgcataatatgctacacgttaagaacaaatataagctcacaccttttcggcttgggtgcCCAATTCAATCATTTCGTTGTCACAATCACTGTTGTTTAAGAAACTAATGTTGCGTAACGATATTATGTACGTTGCACCTATTTGGTTGTTTGGTTGTTGAGTGCTACTAATGTTTCTATCAATATCTCTGTTTTAAACGGCCATATTTCTGCACATCTGACATGCTCATACGGTTGAATTGATGTGGCGTCGTAACATCACTTCAGTCTTCTGTTAACGCAAGTCCATCATTGTTTTAGGAATTCAATAACTCATTCCCATAAAAaacggaccccccccccctctaagcATGATATCCGACTTCATTTGCCCTTGGAAAATTGTTATTCGTTACTCTTATACTGAATTTTGCAtgcatgccagaataacatgggatgacAGTTATGATGTCCTGGGCTTATACCTAACAATTTAATACTGTGAAAATAGCTACTACGGACTTAGAAACATAAATCTGAGAACTGCATGCAAAGACTTATATTgaagtattacacaaaagtaggtgtGTGTGGAGAGGgagtgggaggagggagggttgTTTTTTTCACGGCATTTTccagggacaactatgacactatttgagtgaagcactaaaataatacaagcaagaaacgTGTTTTCATTGTGATGCCAGAAACGACACTTTCCAGAaattaaaagttgcacaaaacACTCCACTTACTCGAGTCATTAGAGGCGAAAAAAGGGTTTTCAAAGTTCGTTCTTAAGtcaggagtatagtacttaccacTCTGGTCGCATTGACATGTTTCTGTTGTGCACTGCTTAAACACATAGCGAAACACTgtgtccatccgtccatccgttcattcgttcattcgGGGCCGTTCGGCCGTTCGGCCGTTCGGCCATTCGGCCATTCGGCCATCCATTCATCCAGCCAtccattcatacattcatcaaTTCATACATTCATCCATTCGTCCACCGTTCCtttatttaattcattaattCGTCCATTCATctattcatccattcatccatccatcaatccattcatccattcgGCCATTCGGCCATTCGGCCATTCGGTCATTCAGCCATTCAGCCATCCATTAATCCATCCTTTCATCTATCCATCCGTTCATTCCTTCATCCATTCAGCCATCCATTCAGCTATCCATTCAGCCATCCATTCAGCCATCCATTCAGCCATCCATTCAgccattcatccattcattcatccattcattcatccacccacccatccattaattaattcattaattcgccctttcatccatccattcatccatccattcatccatccatccttcatTCAACCATTCGTCCACCCATCCATTGATCCATTCATTCATCTattcattctttcattaatttatcCGCCCATCAATTGTTCGTACGTTCCTTCCTTCCTTCAGTCATTTATGCATAAccatattttctgtttttaatattattttgttatgtagTCAATAATCACATAAtctgtgtatttgtgtatgctAAATGTTTGCCCTTTTGCAGAAAACATGTGTAATCATACAGTCTATGATATGTAGCTTACATCATATGACAGTCATcatcattttgaaatcattctcaGGCCTAGGAATGGCTTCAGTATTTGTAATATCCTTGTCGTTGAAGCCGACCCCCATGAAGAGTGATCTGGGAGTCCTCCCTCAGGAAAAGAGAATACGATTTTACATGTGAATTGGTTCATTGGATATAGACTATATTTTGAGGTGAAATTATTTTGCAAGATTCTGCTAATGACTAGTTTTAAttgcttttttttgggggggggggttgacagaatgagggaggggagaggttcTACTAATCCACTCCTCGCGATACGCGCAATAGATCCTTCGTCGATGAAGTGTATTGAATGTGTAACTTGTTGTCAATCATGCAAGAAATCAAGATTACACAATGAAGTACATATTCTTGTTTCGCGGCACCTCTAGAAACTGTTTAAAGACGTATGATGATTTGACCCGTTGCCTTAGACTGTATAgtaatataatgaaatgtaGCAAACCCCTTTCAGATAATACAGTACCCTTATCAAATAGGAAAAGAAATATCATAACCGGAAACCTTCACGATGGTGGTAACAAACCACACGAGTAGAAAGATTCAAATTTCGGTAAGGTGATGCAATTTATGATCATTGATCTCATGGAGCTGAAAGGTATGCCGAATATGAAGGTATGATATCCTATATAGGTGTAGAAGGCGACGTAGAGATTGTTATATGAAATTCATGGTTAGCGACTTCAAACAATCATACTAAATGAATTAGGTCGTTGCAAAGTAGAGGAGGTGGTTAGATACAAAACGGTGCttcattttgaaacttttgatacaatgttgaagaatgttCAATTATTTAAGTTTATACCTAATACAACCGTTATAAATTTACGTACTGAAACTAGGATTTATCTTTGTAATATTCTGACTTTTCGtgagcagccccccccccccccccaagcgcgTAGCCAACGTTCGTAAAGTGAGAGGGCAAAGCCAATTGTTTTATTCCGAGAATTAAGGTCTAATTAACGTCTATATTGGTGACGACATTGGCTCTACCCCAGGGGCTAACCACCATCTTTGAAGTGACGAGGATAAGAAGTTACGCTGTTGTAGGAGAgggatctaaggggaggggtatcaCCTCCCGTTTCAGATATTTTGTTAACATACATGTACTTATATGCAAAATAGTGCTATATTATGCCACTTCTGAatcaatgttgaagaattttcgactgTACACGTTGCACTGcatatacatgttatatgtttatatgtcgTTTTCGTCACTCCCAAACCCCCACCCTACCCACACCCCCGTCCACACACCCCCACACTGCATTAATGAGAAGAAAACACTTCCTATATCATTCTCTCCGGTAATTGTGACAAAATGATGATACGCAGATATAGTTAATCATGTTTAATTCAAACATTTGAAGGAATGAAAATCACAAGTAATATGGAAAGGAAAAGTAGAAAACGCAACTTCAATGGTTTCACTAACATTTGTGTAAAATGTCCACTTTCTGTAAAATATCATCATTCTCGCCGTATACTCTAGAAGGTGTGTGCTTAGTTTCATGAGGTAACTTACTTGCCACGTACTTTTTATGTTAGACATGACATTTGAATGCTTTACTATTCATTTCAGAACAGATTTCATTTCACAGTGGGCATGGATGAACGCTAGGTGAAAGGTCAACGCAACTATTGACGGGGGAGTTACCTACAGTTTCTTTGCAAATTAAGTTAAAGGTAGTGAATAAGCAGTAAAAACATTAACATTGTCTGAACTGTTCTACCTTTACAGGATAATGGACAAAATAATGGAAAGGTGATGATgctataaatatgaaaaacttGTTACTACACATATATGTGCCGATAATAAACAACCAAATAAAAGCATCCAAGATTTGCTACTTAAAAGTACCAGAAAAAGCGTAGTAATGTATCCGTCTGTATTCGACGAAACCTATCGCGTTTCGTCGAAATAATATTAATGACCGAAGATCCACGAATCGGAAAATTAACTTACTAACCAAGACtaaatcgacttataccgaacGGGCAACTCGCTGTATGTAAATTGCGATTTTGGCAAAAATGTTGTAGGTGCCAGAAAGTTCATCTGTAAAGGGAAGAAGGGAAGACGATATGTTACATTATTTGTACTCTATAGATGTCGCACTAACATTTGTAGAGGTTTTTTATCTTtaggtatattatatatatatataggcctatatatatatataaatatatatatatatatatatattatataaatatatatatatatatatatatatatatattataagaaAACACAAGTATACTCTCCAACAAAAGATCGAGAGTAATAAGATTTGACTCATAATTGACTAATAAGGAGTTATGTTAACTTTAAAATTACCATTTGCTGGGGTTGATTCCGTCATCTCGGTATTGAATGCGTCAGCGATAGTCTGACAGAAATCCTCGGAGGATTGGTAACCCGACAACTGATAGATGGTTAGATCCTCCACAAGATCAATATGTGAAATTAGATTTACGATTTTGTCAACAGCCTCGGAGCATTGCTCAACATCTGTAAAGATATCTAAGATGTTGGATCTCAGATTCCCCGCAATTGTCCTGTCAGAACGACCAGAAAGTGGGTCGATGTTCTCGGCAACAACCTCACAAAGCTCCTCTCGGTTATCTATCCCAAAGATGGTCAATACAAGTGACAGAACAATTGAGAACTTTTCCTCAAATTCAGCGTTCGCTGCTGCTACCTCTTCGGGTGAAGGTATGTAAGGGCGATAGTAAAATGGAGAAAAGGTGGTAGCTTCCACCTTAGGTGGCCTTTCTCTGCGCTCTGGCAAAGGACAGTAAGGATTCCACTTACATTTAGCTTCTTCCCAGTTTTCACAAATACCATTTATAGATGGAGTTGCTTCTGCCAGAAAGATATCAATGGACGTCTCGATCACATGCCTCAGTGAAAGTTGGTTGAAGGAGTAATCTAATGCCGGGCATAGCTCGCTTTTACTTACGTCAGCAAAACCGAATAGTTCCCTGGCTATGTAAATAAACACAGGAATGAAATCAAACGGTCGCAATCCAGTTAGGACCCTGTCAGGATAGGAGAAGGAGAGGCAAATATCTTCGATACCAGCAGTGTCTCGACTCTTGAATGAATGGCAAAGTCTCTTCACATCCAACTTCTCTTTTTCTACAACTGCGGAAAGAAATTCTTCGAACACTCTGCAGTATATCGCCAGTCCGTCAATTATTTTCTCGGCATGATTAGAGGCGCCTTCAATTTCTAATAAGTCTATAAATGTGAGACCAGGGAGGAATACGCCTGGAGTTTCGAATGGTCTCAAGTCATCTAACTCTACTCCCTCCGGGAGTTTGTACGGTATCGGTAAATACCCCGAGTTTGGTGAATAAGCCTGAGAGGCTTTCGCACAAAACATGGCTCTCTCTGACGCAATCGTTAGATTGAAACCAGTTATGTTTACATGTAAACCTTCCTTATCGAGAGGGGCAATAATagtcaaaacatcattacaggTTTCTTCATCTACCAACGTATGGAATGCATTTCTGACAATGGTTTCACCGAGTTCCAGATAAGCTTCTCTTGTTTGTGGTTTTGCTATGAAGTCACAAAACTCAATCCCTTTTAAGCCAGAATACTCTACTAAGATCTCCTTTGCAGCACGGATAGCAATGATCCTATCAAAGTCAATTTGGCTTATGGCACAAATATCGAATGTCTGAAATGACTCCAAAATGTCCGCTACCGGATAACTCAAGATTGAAGAGAATTGTACAAAGTATTCGGCTGTATCCAAACTCAATAGATATCGCAATATGTCGCATGCACTGTTGGGATCAATTTCTCCTCTATTAACACTGACGTAAGCATCTGGACCGAGCCAATCCATCAATGCAAATACAAAAGAATTAGCTTTCTTGATCCCTGTCTCTGAGCACGGGTCGTACAGATCATAACTCTCGACCTTACGTAACAATTCTTTTTCAATTTCTGACCCGTTATACTTGTAATTATAGATTTCGTTATCCTCATCTCGTTCTCGACAATATAGTCTATGGATAACGCTGATCGATCCTGCGTCTCCATTTGTCGCAAGATCCCAAACTCGACCACAAGCTTCGTCTACATTACCTTTCTCAAAGGATTCGCATACTGTTCCCACGATTCCTGGCTGTCCAAGTTGGTTGAGAACATCTTCTAAGACAGCTCCAAGTCTGCTACAAGCTATGTTTGCACTTTGAAGCAAATTCCTGGCATTCCATCCATCACCGAATGTCTGTACGATTTCCTCCATGGTTACTCCTTCCACAACTTCACCAGGGTTACTGAAGAGAGCCGGGCCAAATTGGGGACCGTACCTCGGGTAGCTGTTGTAGTCTCCATAGTCGTATTCCACAGTGTCCTCTTCAGTAGTAAGTTCATGGATCACGGACTGGAACAAGGACTCAGTTGCCAGTGTTAGAGTGAGAAAGACATGCAGCCAATACATGTTTACTTCCAAAAACCTATTAGATAAAACGTTATTAAACAGCTTCTAGAACAATTCATCTGACAAATATTAATGCACTTTCTGAACATTTCCGCAACTGGACCGGTTGAAATTGTCggagttttttttctttagtaaTGTATCCGATATAGTTTATATAATGTATTTCGCCTACGCATGAAGAACGATGTTCATGTGGAAGTTTTCATAACATGTACATGAGATCAATAGCCAGAACCTCCATGTCGAGGAAGTTTGGCAATGGCGTAGCCAGAGAAGGGGACAGGGGCAGGGGAGCAGAGTGCTCTCTCCTACAGAAATTGTCAGGGACGAAAATTTTGAGGCAAAACTAAAATTTCACGTACGTCAAATCGTATATAAATAGATTGGCAATATTTAGAGTTGGTATACACAAATGTtgttaaatgatgaaaataacgATGCAATGTGCATTTATGCTCCTTACCAAAGCAAACACTTCCCAAAGGAGATGGGAAATACCCACCCCGTGAACCAGTTAGACTGATCGACAGATTAATTGGTAAAATGAAAGCATAGGTCTTGGAAACTGGTAGATAAGAGACGTTCAGATGAATTAAAGCCAGGAGAATTTATTCCTGTTTATACCTGCAATGATGGGAACTGGCTTATCAAGAAGCTCTTGGAAATTCTGCCTCCGAAGCtagttttgaaacatttgtCAACACTGTGATCAAACATGatattttcaatgttattaaatCTGGATAAAATATCACGTGAGTACATATATAGGTGCATGGCGTTACTAGGCCGGTGCGAAATCCTGAGGCCCGGTGTCAAGGATCAAACATATGTAAAAAATATCATCCAAGCCCAAACCATGCTTGGGATTAGGTGAAATATAGCCTTTTCTTTGGGGACCAATTCCTATTGCTGCACCGGGCCAGGTTGCTCCTTGCTATACGCAACTATACACAATTTGCCATTGCATAATGTAATAATAAAGGATTAACGATGACTTTCATCATAGTTTAATGCATTGCCAAGTTCTTAAAGTTATATTTATCTGCACGTTTTGACAAATTCTTAAATTTGAAACTATATCACGTATCCCTTGGTACAGATCAGCAGTAACAATAACATTTCTGGAAAGATGTAAATTAGCAATTGTTTATTCTTTTGCGACATTTCTTATTAATTAAGCAACTTCGCTTACCTATCGATTCTATGTTGTAAAATAATTTGTATTCTCATGACCAATTGTAATTTCTTGTAACTAATAAACTTATTATAATACTACTATTATAACTTATTATTAAAGTTATCATACTCACGGTTACTCAACGCCAACAATATCTGCAAAAAACGTAGTGAAGAAGCGTAATGCAAAACGTACCCCTACAAGCACATAAATGAAGGATCATTGAGAGCTTGTGATCACGTATGCATGAATTTGATACCGTAACAGATAACTTCATGGGcgtggcctatatatatatattaataacgaACTGTGCAAAAAAACATTAGTTACCTTTTGACCGTAAGGTATACTACTTGTAAGATAAgctttatatatgtaattttgTAACAAAACACCCCTCGTCAACTTTAATCGTTTCCTTTGAAAGTACTAAAAACTTGATCGTTTAttaaaatttcaattattttcatctcaaaatgtcGATCTTTCACTCGTAGAATTTTGTTGAAATGATaaatttttatctcaaattgttACAGGTTCATCGAAATTGCGAAGTGTCATCTCAAACATTACATGTTTCAGCTCTTTACTTCAATGATTTTTCTAGGAAATTTAACGGTTTCATCGCAAAATTCGAAACCTGAAAAATATATCGTTAAGTTTGAAGTACCTCTAGAAATTTGGCGTTCCACCTCGAAGGTAGTATGAAGTTTGATCCCAATTTTTTCGCATTTTGTCTCAGTTTTCGTCAATGACATTTGAGGATGTTGTCGTGTACAAGGTGTGTCGTTCATTGGCATTCTTTATTGGAACAAACATAGATTTTTAGGTCAAACATGCCAGCAGCCGGTTGTCATCGTCCAACCTAAATGATGCTCTAGACTTTGGTTGATTGCTACATTCATCGAGCTGTAATATAATTGAGTTTGGTTATTTGCCGTGTAAACTTTTCATTCCTCACCAAGCCGTTTAAAAGCCAGGATATTGATAAATAGATCCCGGTTATTAATAATCaacttaaatatatttttttctttttcatgataCGTGACTGTTTGTTTGGTTCAGTTTATGATGTTCAGTTACGTAGATGGACTGAAATTCGATTAGAACAAACAAACCACAGGAAATAACATCCTATTTATTCCACATGGAATCTATAGTCTCAGGGAAATTTAAGTGTCACGAATCTTTTCGATATTATCAAAAATGATTTAGTATCTGTAGATACGATGTCAAGGTGCAAACAGGAAGTACATATAATTGGAAAATTTAgctatttgatgttattttaatttaGACAACTTTGGGCCAATAACAATAGCGTAGGTCACTTTTTCACTGGTGAGTAGAGAGGCTTTGTTGACGTCATTGACCTTGAGACGTTGTTTGCGTTCGAATTCGTTGGAGTTATTCACTGCCGTCATAGGGGAGGGGCATAAATTGGCTTTGAGATAATTTTGTATTGGTTAGACTGCTTTATTGCGAAATGGTGCGAACTTACGAAAAACATTTTTATGTTAGAAATTTCAAGACCTATAAAGCATTATcttaatttgatttcaaaagAACACGTTCTTAGGGATCAAGTTTTACAAATCTCATTATGTACACAACAAATACATATTGTCATCTACATCATGTTAGGGTTGCAACCtagttttaaaatattgtcCGATGGCGGTTGTAGTATTATTGATGGTCGTTATACTTAAGTGTTTAGTGCGATGCACCCTCGATCAGCCGATGCCAATGTCATGAAAGGAGCTATCCACTATAGTACGAAAATGTACCAACCATGGAGAGCCATGTGACGTGCTCCCAGGTGCTACTAACGTATTATTTAACCCTCTGTCGGTTCGAAATGATAAGCATTCCGTAGACAAACAACTCCATTATAACGGATAATTACGGAAAATTTGAGAATAATGACTTACGTTGGATGAAAGCGTTGGTTAGATTTACTTTCCGTCTCATAAAAATAAGCTTGATCTGTACTGACCCTGGTTTCCTATTAGAATATCTACTCCCAGTCTTATAGATTGCGTACGGcggtcatatcatatcatacgcGCTTGTTTACTTGCAAAAACGGCTAGGAGTCAAAGGAAAAACGAATCGTGTCGTCTGTTTCTCATGTCTATgtacatttgtgtacagtccTGACAAAGGGAAAATGTACCTCTTGGCTAGATTTCACTGTTCGCGTAGCTTCACAAGGAATGTGGTAGCAATGAGTTACTTCACTAGTACTTTATTAATCATTTTATTAAAGCTGTAGTTTTGCTTTAATGGAGGTAGTGTAGTATATCGGTGCTCGTTATATTTAAGTGTTTATTGTGATGCACCCTGGATCAGCTGATGCCGAGTTGTAGATCAGAATAAGAACACGATATGACAAGTAGTCACGTGGTAGATCAAGGGTACATCATTCCCGCAACGGTtcttttagtttttgttttgatttattgATGTTTTTTATGCTAGTCCGTgtagcataggcgtacgggaccataaCAGTTTGGGGGGCaaaaacttttgtgcccgaatgatcctgtgacactatctaagcggagcgccaccatgagttggcgcgtagcgtaccagaaattCTTTtgcaaaaatgcctctcagattgccggaaatggcacttctgaggccttacaagttgcatctaaacattcttttttataatctcacgttttagaaatttacacttccccaataatttggtaaattagaagaagaatgTCATGTCACCACGATTGTGAGCAGCATTCcttgttaataattttgggcgatagtgcaaaaaggGTGGTAGCCCaaatgagctgcgcttacggtggtgttacacagaaatattcgggcatcatgatgctaaataaagaaaatcattaggcctatattaatattaatgtcacaaaacaaataacacaaaacgcTCTCCACAGAATTgttgggcaaaaatttgaaaaagattcgggcaagctactgcatatttatatatatatatttttgtctcctcttttgcccgaatttcttgtcctctggaaaatttagggggcagtctgcccctccccctgccccccgcctcgtacgcctatgccgGGGAGGGTTGTAAGGGTCACGTTAAAGGTACAAATGTTGAGGCGGAAGTTAAATACGTTGCTAATGAATTCCCATATCAGCTTTAAtgctaataataatatgaagacACAATATATTATCAACGTTGAGAAAATTTGTGATCTTCCAAAATAAACAGCTATACAGAGACTTTAAACGACGTTTAATAACGGCAGTGGGGTACACTGGATTTCAAACGTGTGTGTTGGAGATGCTAatctagccccccccccctccctgtccCCATTGATTTAGGTAGTGGCTGGGCTTTTATGGAAGGGACAAAGGCGAATGAAGAATTTCACAAAGGGAGGGTGTGGCCATTCGGTATTTGAAGGAGACTCCCATGTATGGAGTTAAAGACAAATAAACATTTAGACGCCAAATGGTGCAATCAGAGGCATATTTCAAGTTAGGTCTGTAGTGAGCTGGCAACGCATAGTTGTGTTACTAAATAATTTTGTATGAGCTTGTACAACCGGAGATGTACACCAGTAGCAGTGGTCTAATTCGTCCTCGGCataatgttataatttttttgactgaactatccccccccccctccccacccagtTGACGATGGAAGGTAGGTACCATGACCCCGGCCCGAGCGCATGCCACTGACTCTATGGGTTACCTCGTCTGCATGTAACTACGAATCGAATGAAATGCTGGGCTTTATGGTGACTTACGTTAGTCATCGGAACTTAGAATGTGTGGAATGACATAATATGAACTTTATATATAAACCAGCTAAATTGACGTTATCATACATTGAAGTGGGGCACGGTATTACTGCCCACTCAACGAGATAACTCACTTTGTATAacgtaaaataaaatacatgtagTTCTATGGTATCATATTAAGAAATCTCTCGCAATGGAATAGATGTTTAAGGCTTAGTTGTTTGATGAGCTTGTTCCGTTATCTCTAACTCATATACCAATAATGGTGGTAAGTTTTGTGTCTCCTTGACGGCTCGATACGGCTTCGACGAATGATTACAAAGCTCGGACTAATCGAATGTTGTTTAAATGAAAATAGTAAAATCGCAACTGGAAGAATATCGGATTAGGGTAAGCATTACGGTGATTTGCCTCTTTATTATACGTAAACAGATTTAGAAACGAAAAGATCGATCGGGTTTAATGAAATTATTGGTTGAAACCTTTACAGAAAATTCCTACAATTTTACTTAAACGAAGTAGAAGTAATATCTTCACACCAGCTAATTCCACATGTTTGTGATTTGTAACCCTTAACATGGCTAACTACAGAATAAAATTAGTCACAcgaatatttaatttgtttgaaaTGGCTTGTCAGTCCCTTCAGAATCTTTAATGTAGGACGCTTTGACTTTTCTATTCATTTTACTTGCTTTCGTCTTTCAAAGTATTCCACGTGTGTATACCACATTTAATAAATCACAAAATATCAAAGATAGGCAACCCAAAATGAATAATATGTTAACATGGCCACAAGGCTTAATGAATTCAAAAACACTTTGAGGTTTTCTCTTAGATATGATATTGAAATAGCTATATCCATAATATTCACTTTGTGTTCTAAATATGAGTTCTTAGCGTTCTTAATGTTGAGAACGTTGTCTTATAGTAATCAAACTTGAGCATGGAAATGTTTAATGACTCTCGGTAAACATCAAGTGATCATACTTGTCGCTTTGATGTATAGGCATACTTCTATGGGCGGCCATAACTGcaaaaaacaattacaaaatataaaagtacATTATTAAACATGTTCCCAACCAAACATAACAGTTAtcaaacttgaaataaaaattaaacacaaagtgTACAATTAAAAAGTGGGTTTTCGAAAAGCATTACCCAAAGAACTTGAGGCAACCACACAATATTAATCCACTTTGCATGCAGAGGATACTACACAAATTAAATGTTAGCAATTTCCAATGGAAGATTGCATTCATAACAATGTAAATCAATATACGGTTGTAATGAACAGTTTAATATGTCCAA
Proteins encoded:
- the LOC139978850 gene encoding uncharacterized protein, coding for MYWLHVFLTLTLATESLFQSVIHELTTEEDTVEYDYGDYNSYPRYGPQFGPALFSNPGEVVEGVTMEEIVQTFGDGWNARNLLQSANIACSRLGAVLEDVLNQLGQPGIVGTVCESFEKGNVDEACGRVWDLATNGDAGSISVIHRLYCRERDEDNEIYNYKYNGSEIEKELLRKVESYDLYDPCSETGIKKANSFVFALMDWLGPDAYVSVNRGEIDPNSACDILRYLLSLDTAEYFVQFSSILSYPVADILESFQTFDICAISQIDFDRIIAIRAAKEILVEYSGLKGIEFCDFIAKPQTREAYLELGETIVRNAFHTLVDEETCNDVLTIIAPLDKEGLHVNITGFNLTIASERAMFCAKASQAYSPNSGYLPIPYKLPEGVELDDLRPFETPGVFLPGLTFIDLLEIEGASNHAEKIIDGLAIYCRVFEEFLSAVVEKEKLDVKRLCHSFKSRDTAGIEDICLSFSYPDRVLTGLRPFDFIPVFIYIARELFGFADVSKSELCPALDYSFNQLSLRHVIETSIDIFLAEATPSINGICENWEEAKCKWNPYCPLPERRERPPKVEATTFSPFYYRPYIPSPEEVAAANAEFEEKFSIVLSLVLTIFGIDNREELCEVVAENIDPLSGRSDRTIAGNLRSNILDIFTDVEQCSEAVDKIVNLISHIDLVEDLTIYQLSGYQSSEDFCQTIADAFNTEMTESTPANDELSGTYNIFAKIAIYIQRVARSV